From the genome of Hydrogenophilus thermoluteolus, one region includes:
- the minE gene encoding cell division topological specificity factor MinE, producing MSLLDRWLGRKPRSTASIAKERLTMVLMRELPEGQASSPEESARLQQLQEEILAVVAKYYPVDADAIKVHLERKENVEMLEVNITLNERTGSG from the coding sequence TTGTCTCTGCTCGACCGCTGGTTGGGGCGCAAACCGCGCTCGACCGCAAGCATCGCCAAAGAGCGGCTCACCATGGTTTTGATGCGGGAGCTGCCCGAAGGACAAGCGAGCTCTCCTGAAGAAAGCGCGCGCCTGCAACAACTTCAGGAAGAGATCCTGGCAGTCGTCGCAAAATACTACCCGGTTGACGCCGACGCGATCAAGGTCCATCTCGAGCGCAAGGAAAACGTCGAGATGCTCGAAGTCAATATCACACTCAACGAACGCACGGGTAGCGGCTGA
- a CDS encoding D-hexose-6-phosphate mutarotase — MTPTAITTDRWCGLDVVRLQIGGAQVTVSHWGAHVLSWIPTDGIERLYLSPKNPGDGVTPIRGGIPVIFPQWADQGPRTRHGFARRVLWQMTEQKQDPAFVFATWRLTPDALPASYRDEIPSGWWAEVTVMLSPDRLDVELAVGNDGSTPLSFTGGLHTYLATPELELSQLSGLYGLTYQDANAQWQAVKETAPELVVDRAVNRVYPAPTRALLWKSGKVATGIDQAGFANLVVWNPGEHHNLADLPADGFRRFLCVEAAQLTAPITLDPRAEWAGRQSLVALPSL, encoded by the coding sequence ATGACTCCGACCGCAATCACCACCGACCGCTGGTGCGGGCTCGACGTCGTGCGGCTTCAGATTGGCGGTGCTCAGGTCACGGTGAGCCACTGGGGCGCGCACGTGCTTTCCTGGATCCCCACCGACGGCATCGAACGGCTCTACCTGAGCCCCAAAAACCCAGGGGATGGCGTTACCCCCATTCGCGGCGGCATCCCAGTGATCTTTCCGCAGTGGGCCGACCAGGGCCCCCGCACACGCCACGGGTTTGCGCGGCGCGTCCTGTGGCAGATGACAGAACAGAAACAAGACCCAGCGTTCGTCTTCGCAACGTGGCGGCTCACGCCGGACGCGCTCCCTGCGTCCTATCGTGACGAAATCCCCTCAGGCTGGTGGGCGGAAGTTACCGTAATGCTCTCCCCCGACCGCTTGGATGTCGAGTTGGCGGTAGGAAACGACGGAAGCACCCCCCTCTCTTTCACCGGTGGATTGCATACCTATCTGGCCACTCCGGAACTCGAACTTTCCCAACTCTCCGGTTTGTACGGGCTCACCTACCAGGACGCCAATGCCCAATGGCAAGCGGTCAAAGAGACCGCGCCCGAACTGGTCGTCGATCGCGCGGTGAACCGCGTCTATCCAGCGCCTACGCGCGCGCTGCTCTGGAAAAGTGGCAAAGTGGCCACGGGCATCGACCAAGCGGGCTTTGCCAATCTCGTCGTCTGGAACCCCGGGGAACACCACAACCTGGCCGATCTGCCCGCAGATGGGTTTCGGCGTTTCCTTTGCGTCGAAGCGGCGCAACTCACCGCACCGATCACCCTTGACCCCCGAGCCGAATGGGCGGGACGACAGTCGCTCGTCGCCCTTCCCTCGCTATAA
- the hslO gene encoding Hsp33 family molecular chaperone HslO — translation MTPESTDCVTPFLLENTDIRGAHVRLTQVWQRVLAHRRYPPAIRRALGQLTAFAALLSARLKTPTRITLQAQGKGLVPLVVVDLSLERELRAVAQRRDEAIPIADDAELRELLGEAAQLALIMELPATHTPYISIVPWEGTTLNDALEAFLAQSDQQPTRLWLSADDQTAAGLMIQKLPTADEKDPDGWRRTVLLAETLRETELVQLDASTLLTRLFAEETIRAFPSVPILPYDRVEPERIQRLLRLIGRDEVEAMLAEQGVVEIHDELSGHTYRLERNEALAAFANDLPSSPRIH, via the coding sequence ATGACCCCAGAATCGACCGATTGCGTGACCCCTTTCCTACTCGAAAATACGGACATCCGTGGCGCCCATGTGCGACTGACCCAGGTGTGGCAGCGCGTTTTGGCGCACCGTCGTTACCCTCCGGCGATTCGGCGCGCCCTTGGGCAACTCACCGCTTTTGCGGCGCTCCTATCGGCACGCCTCAAAACCCCCACGCGGATCACATTGCAGGCGCAGGGAAAAGGGCTCGTTCCGCTCGTGGTCGTCGATCTTTCGCTCGAACGCGAGCTGCGTGCCGTCGCGCAACGGCGCGACGAAGCGATCCCGATCGCCGACGACGCGGAACTCCGCGAACTGTTGGGCGAAGCGGCGCAACTCGCTCTGATCATGGAACTGCCCGCGACGCATACCCCGTATATCAGTATCGTCCCGTGGGAAGGGACGACCCTCAACGACGCCCTGGAAGCGTTCCTTGCGCAATCGGATCAACAGCCCACGCGACTTTGGCTGAGCGCCGACGACCAGACCGCAGCCGGCCTGATGATCCAGAAATTGCCCACCGCAGACGAAAAAGACCCCGATGGTTGGCGGCGTACCGTTCTTTTAGCCGAAACCTTGCGCGAAACGGAACTCGTGCAACTCGACGCCAGCACCCTTTTGACGCGGCTCTTTGCCGAAGAGACCATTCGCGCATTCCCCTCGGTGCCGATCCTGCCGTACGACCGGGTCGAACCCGAACGGATCCAACGGCTCTTGCGTTTGATCGGACGTGACGAAGTGGAGGCGATGTTGGCTGAACAGGGTGTCGTGGAGATCCACGACGAACTCTCAGGACACACCTACCGGCTCGAGCGCAACGAAGCGCTTGCCGCGTTCGCGAACGACCTTCCCTCTTCCCCTCGCATTCATTGA
- a CDS encoding glycogen/starch/alpha-glucan phosphorylase, whose protein sequence is MGVKLEAILAELTEQTGNDAERLARDIAHYLFKTQGRTLAAPVEYLFEAVAWAVRDRVMPDWHATWQRLKRQPTRRLYYLSMEFLIGRSLAAIAFNLDLAEPLREALLVLGKEIEAIEEAERDAGLGNGGLGRLAACFLESAATLALPVMGYGLRYEYGMFRQAIRNGYQVEEPERWLRQPAFPWELERREYTRKIRFGGRTHHYIDPETGRFYVHWDHAEVVLAVPYDIPVPGYRNGVVNTLRLWSAQAPNEFNLDKFNEGDYFEAVDARIAAENLTLVLYPNDASVLGKELRLRQQYFLVAASLQDAVTQWLDHCGPEWHRFAELHCFQLNDTHPALAVAELMRILIDEHHFGWDEAWRLTTRVTAYTNHTLLPEALETWPGEMVRRILPRHWEIIVEIDRRFRFSIQLRWPDEPSRQERLAIVSSDRVRMAHLAVHGSFAVNGVSRLHTDLLVTTLFPDFAELSPGKFTAITNGVTPRRWLALCNPGLKTLLDEAVGSGWVTDLDRLTALLPLSQDAAFRERFAAVKRENKVKLAQQIAHEGGIKVDPAALFDVQVKRIHEYKRQLLNALHVIHLYDRIKHGETDGWTPRVVIFGGKAAPGYAFAKLIVKFLNNVAEVITKDPQTEGLLQVVFLPDYRVSAMEKIAPAADLSEQISTAGAEASGTGNMKLMMNGAITIGTYDGANIEILEAVGEAHFFRFGLLADEVQARRTDYDPIAIVQQDGALARVIGYLQREFFNPFEPGIFQPILDRLFSPNDPWLVLADFASYRAAQEAAAAHYRAPARWFESAVRNVAMSGRFSSDRTLIEYNQRIWHLAAIGEPARSAT, encoded by the coding sequence GAGCAGACGGGAAACGATGCGGAGCGGCTCGCACGGGACATCGCACACTATCTGTTCAAGACGCAAGGGCGGACGCTCGCCGCTCCGGTCGAATACCTCTTCGAGGCGGTGGCGTGGGCGGTGCGCGACCGGGTAATGCCAGACTGGCACGCGACGTGGCAACGCCTCAAACGGCAACCCACCCGGCGCCTCTATTATCTGTCGATGGAGTTTCTGATCGGCCGTTCGCTGGCGGCGATCGCGTTCAATCTCGATCTTGCCGAGCCGTTGCGCGAAGCGCTGCTGGTACTGGGAAAGGAAATCGAGGCGATCGAAGAGGCGGAGCGTGATGCGGGGTTGGGCAATGGCGGTCTGGGCCGGCTTGCCGCCTGTTTTCTCGAAAGCGCCGCGACGCTCGCGTTACCAGTGATGGGGTACGGGCTGCGTTACGAATATGGGATGTTTCGCCAAGCGATCCGTAACGGCTACCAAGTGGAAGAGCCGGAGCGGTGGCTGCGCCAACCCGCGTTCCCATGGGAGTTGGAGCGGCGGGAATATACCCGAAAAATCCGATTCGGCGGACGGACGCACCACTACATCGACCCGGAGACGGGGCGGTTCTACGTCCATTGGGATCATGCAGAGGTAGTTCTGGCGGTACCGTACGATATTCCGGTTCCCGGATACCGCAACGGGGTGGTCAATACATTGCGGCTGTGGTCGGCGCAGGCACCCAACGAGTTCAACCTGGACAAATTCAACGAAGGAGACTATTTCGAGGCGGTCGATGCGCGAATCGCTGCGGAAAACCTCACACTTGTACTTTACCCCAACGACGCGAGCGTCTTGGGCAAAGAGCTTCGGTTGCGGCAGCAATATTTCCTCGTTGCGGCGTCGTTGCAGGATGCCGTGACGCAGTGGCTCGACCACTGTGGCCCCGAGTGGCACCGTTTTGCCGAACTTCACTGTTTTCAGCTCAACGATACCCATCCCGCGCTGGCAGTGGCTGAACTGATGCGGATTCTGATCGATGAGCACCATTTCGGTTGGGACGAGGCGTGGCGTCTCACGACGCGGGTGACGGCCTATACCAACCACACACTGCTTCCCGAAGCGCTCGAAACGTGGCCGGGCGAGATGGTGCGGCGTATTCTGCCCCGCCATTGGGAGATCATCGTCGAGATCGATCGCCGTTTCCGGTTCTCGATCCAGTTGCGCTGGCCCGATGAACCGAGCCGCCAGGAACGGCTGGCAATTGTCAGCAGCGATCGGGTGCGGATGGCGCACCTTGCGGTGCACGGCAGTTTTGCGGTCAATGGTGTTTCCCGTCTCCATACCGATCTGCTCGTCACGACCCTCTTCCCTGATTTCGCCGAACTCTCTCCTGGGAAGTTCACAGCGATCACCAACGGAGTGACGCCCCGGCGCTGGCTTGCCCTTTGTAACCCTGGTCTCAAAACGCTGCTCGACGAGGCGGTGGGTAGCGGTTGGGTTACCGACCTCGATCGCCTCACAGCGCTGCTTCCCTTATCGCAAGACGCGGCGTTTCGCGAACGGTTCGCCGCGGTAAAACGGGAAAACAAAGTGAAGCTGGCGCAGCAAATCGCGCATGAAGGGGGAATCAAGGTAGATCCCGCGGCGCTCTTCGACGTGCAGGTCAAGCGCATCCACGAATACAAACGGCAGCTTTTGAACGCCCTGCACGTGATCCACCTTTACGATCGGATCAAGCATGGCGAGACCGACGGCTGGACGCCGCGCGTGGTCATTTTCGGCGGCAAAGCCGCTCCGGGGTATGCGTTCGCCAAACTGATCGTCAAATTCTTGAACAACGTCGCCGAGGTGATCACTAAAGATCCGCAAACGGAAGGGTTGTTGCAGGTGGTCTTTTTGCCGGATTACCGGGTGAGCGCAATGGAAAAGATCGCGCCCGCAGCCGACCTTTCGGAGCAGATCTCTACCGCGGGTGCCGAGGCTTCCGGTACCGGCAATATGAAATTGATGATGAATGGAGCGATCACGATCGGTACCTACGACGGCGCAAACATCGAGATTCTGGAAGCGGTCGGGGAGGCGCACTTTTTCCGCTTCGGGCTGCTTGCCGACGAAGTGCAAGCGCGCCGCACCGATTACGATCCAATAGCGATCGTCCAGCAAGATGGGGCGCTCGCGCGCGTGATCGGCTATCTGCAACGGGAGTTTTTCAATCCCTTCGAGCCGGGAATCTTTCAGCCAATCCTCGATCGCCTTTTCTCACCCAACGACCCGTGGCTGGTGCTGGCCGATTTTGCGTCGTACCGTGCTGCGCAGGAGGCGGCAGCGGCGCACTATCGCGCCCCGGCGCGTTGGTTCGAAAGCGCCGTGCGCAACGTCGCCATGAGCGGCCGTTTCTCTTCCGACCGAACGCTGATCGAGTACAACCAGCGGATCTGGCACTTGGCGGCGATCGGTGAGCCAGCGCGAAGCGCGACGTGA
- the minC gene encoding septum site-determining protein MinC, with translation MPEPIVRFTPTNLAGFVVTLAATSPARLADELHKVFAGANRYFAGEVAVLDFSEVPEWPTQVDWAGIAALMRRIGLQPVGVRSVPESFHTALARTNLALLDAIPAERTASPMPQATRAVTPEWNGPLAATPEGAKAEPSESPTSATRIIDRPVRSGQQIHHPDGDVILMNGVNPGGEVIAGGHIICWGPLAGRAIAGAYGLESARIFAQRFQPELVAIAGIFKTFEQGVPSAFSGKPVQVRLEPQSEKTEMRLQFEIIEP, from the coding sequence ATGCCGGAACCGATCGTCCGCTTCACTCCGACGAACCTTGCCGGTTTCGTCGTGACACTCGCCGCAACCAGCCCCGCCCGTTTGGCAGACGAACTCCACAAGGTGTTCGCTGGCGCCAACCGCTACTTTGCTGGCGAAGTGGCGGTGCTCGATTTTAGCGAAGTGCCCGAGTGGCCCACTCAGGTCGATTGGGCGGGAATCGCTGCGTTGATGCGCCGCATCGGTCTGCAACCGGTTGGGGTGCGCAGTGTTCCGGAATCGTTTCATACGGCGCTTGCGCGCACCAACCTGGCGCTGCTCGATGCCATTCCTGCGGAGCGTACCGCCTCCCCAATGCCACAAGCCACTAGAGCGGTCACACCCGAATGGAATGGCCCGCTTGCGGCAACGCCTGAGGGAGCGAAAGCAGAACCCAGCGAATCGCCCACGAGCGCCACGCGTATCATCGACCGTCCCGTTCGCTCCGGGCAGCAGATCCATCATCCCGACGGCGACGTGATCCTCATGAACGGAGTCAATCCCGGTGGCGAAGTGATCGCAGGAGGGCACATCATTTGCTGGGGGCCCCTTGCCGGGCGAGCGATCGCAGGCGCGTATGGCTTGGAATCGGCACGTATCTTCGCGCAGCGCTTCCAACCCGAGCTCGTCGCGATCGCGGGGATCTTCAAAACCTTCGAACAGGGTGTCCCTTCTGCCTTTTCGGGTAAGCCCGTACAGGTCCGCTTGGAACCCCAATCAGAAAAAACGGAAATGCGGTTACAATTCGAAATCATCGAACCCTGA
- the minD gene encoding septum site-determining protein MinD has product MRIVVVTSGKGGVGKTTTSAAFATGLALRGYKTAVIDFDVGLRNLDLIMGCERRVVYDFVNVIQGDAKLHQALIKDKRVESLYILPASQTKDKEALTEAGVEAVMHELQQMGFDFVVCDSPAGIEHGALMAMMFADEAIVVTNPEVSSVRDSDRILGLLQSKTRRAIEGREPIKEHLLITRYNPKRVEEGEMLSYKDILELLRVPLIGVIPESEGVLHASNQGEPVILIKEDKAAQAYDDVVGRFLGENRPLRFTTYEKPGLLKRLLGGG; this is encoded by the coding sequence ATGCGCATCGTCGTCGTGACCTCGGGGAAAGGGGGCGTAGGAAAAACCACCACCAGCGCCGCGTTCGCTACCGGCTTGGCGTTGCGCGGGTACAAAACGGCCGTGATCGATTTCGACGTCGGGTTGCGTAATCTCGACCTCATCATGGGTTGCGAACGCCGCGTCGTCTATGATTTCGTGAACGTCATCCAAGGAGACGCGAAGCTCCACCAAGCGCTGATCAAAGACAAACGGGTCGAATCGCTCTATATCCTACCCGCTTCGCAGACCAAGGACAAAGAAGCGCTCACCGAAGCGGGCGTCGAAGCGGTGATGCACGAATTGCAGCAGATGGGCTTCGATTTTGTCGTCTGCGACTCGCCCGCCGGAATCGAGCATGGCGCGTTGATGGCGATGATGTTTGCCGACGAAGCGATCGTCGTGACCAACCCGGAGGTCTCTTCGGTGCGCGACTCCGACCGCATCCTGGGATTGTTGCAGTCGAAGACACGGCGCGCGATCGAAGGCCGGGAACCGATCAAAGAGCACCTTTTGATCACCCGGTACAACCCGAAACGGGTCGAAGAGGGCGAAATGCTCTCTTACAAAGACATTTTGGAGCTTCTGCGCGTCCCCTTGATCGGTGTGATTCCCGAATCGGAAGGGGTGCTGCACGCTTCCAACCAGGGCGAACCGGTGATCCTCATCAAAGAGGACAAGGCGGCTCAGGCCTACGACGACGTCGTCGGTCGTTTCCTCGGGGAGAACCGACCGCTGCGCTTCACCACCTACGAAAAACCGGGGCTATTGAAGCGCCTACTGGGAGGTGGTTGA
- a CDS encoding Tex family protein codes for MTTTHLPSIEARIAERIGVSPHQVISAVRLMDEGATVPFIARYRKEATGGLSDAQLREIETLLLALRALEARRETILNTLREAGHLTAELEQAVRSAETRQALEDLYLPYRPKRRTKASIAREAGLEPLAEQLMSRVEAPPEVLAAPFVAPEKGFADAAAALEGARAILSERLSEDAALLQPLRERFWSEAVIRSQVLDSNAPNAAKFRDWFAFEEPIRSIPSHRALALLRGRNEGVLHLAVDIPTAEDQPHPFLAWIARRIGWDRLDDPAAAWRTQTLARIWRTKLHPQLERDALNQMRENAEREAIRIFAANLKELLLAPPAGNQVVMGIDPGIRTGIKIAVIDATGAVVATETCYPFEPKRHVEPTLARLAELVTTHRVQLIAVGNGTASRETEKLIDTLLARLPHDARPMKLIVSEAGASIYSASELASEELPELDVSLRGAVSIARRVQDPLAELVKIDPKSIGVGQYQHDVDQVELARMLDAVVQDCVNAVGVDLNTASPALLAYVSGLNRTLAREIVAWRTQHGPFRSRAQLLEVPRLGPKTFEQCAGFLRIRDGDEPLDASAVHPEAYPLVERILARIQKTVKEVMGRSDWRDAIDPNEFTDAQFGLFTVQDVLEELAKPGRDPRGEFRTVRYAEGVESLDDLQEGQWLEGVVTNVTHFGAFVDIGVHQDGLVHVSELADRFVKDPLTVVKPGQIVRVRVLSVDKARQRIALSMRAQHERSGKPNSVPSGTTVTAHNGAHNRSRTATPAKHNPTRPQEPVTALALALARAQQEKSAR; via the coding sequence ATGACGACGACACACTTGCCTTCGATCGAAGCCCGTATCGCCGAGCGGATTGGCGTTTCGCCGCACCAAGTGATCTCCGCGGTGCGGCTGATGGACGAAGGGGCAACGGTTCCCTTCATCGCGCGCTACCGCAAAGAAGCGACTGGGGGGCTGAGCGACGCTCAACTGCGCGAAATCGAAACCCTGCTGCTTGCACTGCGCGCGCTCGAAGCACGACGGGAAACGATCCTCAACACCCTCCGTGAGGCGGGACATCTCACGGCCGAACTCGAACAGGCCGTACGGTCGGCTGAGACACGACAGGCGCTCGAAGACCTCTACCTGCCGTACCGACCCAAACGTCGGACCAAAGCGAGTATTGCCCGCGAAGCGGGTTTAGAACCGCTTGCCGAACAGCTCATGAGCCGTGTCGAAGCGCCGCCGGAGGTGCTTGCCGCACCGTTCGTCGCTCCGGAAAAAGGGTTTGCCGACGCCGCTGCGGCGCTCGAAGGGGCCCGCGCGATCTTGAGCGAACGCCTCAGCGAAGACGCCGCTTTGTTGCAACCGTTGCGCGAACGGTTCTGGAGCGAGGCGGTGATCCGGTCGCAGGTGCTCGATTCCAACGCCCCGAACGCCGCAAAATTTCGCGACTGGTTCGCGTTCGAAGAGCCGATCCGCTCTATTCCCTCACACCGCGCATTGGCGCTCCTACGCGGGCGCAACGAGGGGGTGCTGCACCTTGCCGTCGATATCCCTACCGCGGAAGACCAGCCCCATCCCTTCCTGGCGTGGATCGCCCGTCGGATCGGGTGGGATCGACTCGACGACCCGGCAGCAGCGTGGCGGACCCAGACCCTTGCGCGCATCTGGCGCACCAAACTCCACCCGCAACTCGAACGCGACGCGCTCAACCAGATGCGTGAAAACGCGGAACGGGAAGCGATCCGCATCTTTGCGGCGAACCTCAAGGAGCTGCTCCTTGCGCCGCCTGCCGGCAACCAGGTCGTGATGGGAATCGACCCAGGCATTCGCACCGGGATCAAAATCGCGGTGATCGACGCCACCGGCGCCGTCGTCGCCACGGAAACCTGCTACCCGTTCGAACCGAAACGCCACGTCGAGCCAACACTTGCGCGCCTCGCCGAATTGGTAACGACACACCGAGTGCAACTCATCGCAGTCGGCAACGGCACCGCGAGCCGGGAAACCGAAAAGCTGATCGACACACTCCTTGCGCGTTTGCCCCACGACGCACGCCCCATGAAGTTGATCGTTTCGGAAGCGGGCGCTTCGATCTATTCGGCCAGCGAACTCGCCAGTGAAGAGCTCCCGGAACTCGATGTCAGCCTCAGAGGCGCGGTCTCGATCGCCCGCCGCGTGCAGGATCCCCTGGCAGAGTTGGTGAAGATCGACCCGAAATCGATCGGTGTCGGGCAATACCAACACGACGTCGATCAAGTGGAACTCGCGCGGATGCTCGACGCGGTCGTTCAGGACTGCGTCAATGCCGTAGGGGTAGATCTCAACACCGCCTCGCCCGCGCTCCTCGCCTACGTCTCCGGGCTCAATCGCACGCTAGCGCGGGAGATCGTCGCGTGGCGCACCCAGCACGGCCCCTTTCGCAGCCGCGCGCAACTCCTCGAAGTGCCCCGGCTGGGCCCAAAAACCTTCGAACAGTGTGCTGGTTTCTTACGCATTCGCGACGGAGACGAACCGCTCGATGCCTCTGCCGTCCACCCCGAAGCCTATCCGCTGGTGGAACGGATACTCGCGCGCATCCAGAAAACGGTGAAAGAGGTGATGGGGCGAAGCGACTGGCGTGACGCGATCGACCCCAACGAATTCACCGACGCGCAATTCGGCCTCTTTACCGTGCAGGACGTGCTCGAAGAGCTGGCAAAACCGGGGCGCGATCCACGCGGCGAGTTTCGCACCGTCCGCTACGCCGAAGGGGTCGAATCGCTCGACGACCTCCAAGAAGGGCAGTGGCTCGAAGGGGTGGTCACCAACGTCACCCATTTCGGCGCATTCGTCGATATCGGCGTGCATCAAGACGGGTTGGTACATGTCTCCGAACTTGCCGACCGCTTCGTCAAAGATCCGTTGACCGTCGTCAAACCGGGGCAAATCGTTCGCGTACGGGTGCTCTCTGTGGACAAAGCACGGCAGCGCATTGCGCTCTCGATGCGTGCCCAACACGAACGTAGCGGGAAACCCAACAGTGTCCCCTCCGGCACGACCGTAACAGCGCACAACGGCGCGCACAACCGTTCCCGTACCGCCACACCTGCCAAACACAACCCCACTCGACCCCAAGAACCGGTAACGGCGCTCGCGCTGGCCCTTGCCCGCGCGCAACAGGAGAAATCCGCGCGATGA